Proteins found in one Dermacentor silvarum isolate Dsil-2018 chromosome 8, BIME_Dsil_1.4, whole genome shotgun sequence genomic segment:
- the LOC119462266 gene encoding solute carrier family 22 member 2-like: MAAGPHRRLSSTLVYLSVIAHFLQRATHGVFKAKYSATLHMASVLAGGALMERYGRQRTSAVCFFISCVAWTLTAFVQNADDLEYTVLVVLGLLAQATAHSVLAVMNVELFPQLVLTFGYCWGEASSLLGALGSPYIMWLGGDDQPFVPLALFALLTLLSGGLVLTVPETRRRAAYAGTRATSLFEYARNEPFPFDEMQHSTILKADF, encoded by the exons ATGGCCGCCGGCCCCCATCGCAGATTGTCGTCCACCCTGGTGTACCTGAGCGTGATCGCGCACTTCTTGCAACGCGCCACGCACGGAGTGTTCAAGGCCAAGTATTCGGCCACCCTGCACATGGCTTCCGTGCTGGCAGGCGGCGCTCTCATGGAGCGCTACGGGCGCCAGCGCACCTCGGCCGTGTGCTTCTTTATCTCGTGCGTTGCCTGGACGCTCACCGCGTTCGTGCAGAACG CGGACGACCTCGAGTACACGGTCCTTGTTGTTCTCGGTTTGTTGGCGCAAGCCACAGCGCACTCCGTGCTGGCCGTGATGAACGTCGAGCTGTTTCCGCAGCTCGTGTTAACCTTCGGCTACTGCTGGGGCGAGGCATCCAGCCTGCTCGGCGCGCTCGGTTCGCCGTACATCATGTGGCTG GGTGGCGACGACCAGCCGTTCGTGCCGCTGGCGCTGTTCGCTCTGCTGACGCTGCTCAGCGGTGGCCTGGTGCTCACCGTGCCCGAGACGAGACGGCGGGCCGCTTACGCGGGCACCCGTGCCACATCGCTATTCGAGTACGCACGCAACGAGCCGTTTCCATTTGACGAGATGCAGCACTCGACC ATTCTAAAGGCTGACTTCTGA